DNA sequence from the Shewanella piezotolerans WP3 genome:
CAAACATCTGCTGTTGCATGATCTCAATCGCTTCTTGGCCATCTTGGGCTTCGGTAATCATACGTAAACCAAGGTTGGTGATTGTGCGCTTAATGACATTTCTTGCCATTTTACTATCATCGACCACCAGTACTCGTAGATCTTGTACATCGAAATGAGTCAGATCTAATTCATCGTGGCTAAGTAGGTCAATTGTTGCATTTAGTGCTTTGCCAAGATGACTTGAAGTAAATGGCTTTGGCAGAATGGCCACAACACCTGATTGTCGATAGCTTTCTAATTGCTCCCGGCGGTATTCGCTAGAGACTAGCATGAACTGAATGTCACTAAATTGCTCTGTTGATTTGAGTTGTTTGAGTAGCTCTAGGGCTGTACCGTCCTCAAAATGCATTGCACTGGTAATCAGATCAGGCTGATGGCGTTTAATGATACTGAGGGCCTGCTGAAGGTTAGTTGCTGTTTGGATCTGTTTGACGCCCTCTTGCTCTAACCGGTTTGCAATTATCTTTCGCTGAGTATCTGAAGGCTCAACCAGCAGAATTGACAGTTCACTCGGTTGTAAATCGCTCATATATAGCTTTACCACTTGTCGTTATTATTAGTTATATGGTTTGTCCACCGTATTATAATGCGATGGTAATACTTGTTAAATTGAAACTTATTCTTCTTGTTTTAAGTAATCTTTAGTCTTTTGACTAAAGGCAATCCAATATTGGAAGCTCATGGCAATTAATGCTGAGAAAACTATGGCACTAATAGGAATATCACGGCCTTGAAAAACCACTTTTACATCTTCCGGAGTAATTTGGTAAGCGATAACAGCTGCAGTGGCTAATGCTAATAGCGCTACGGTTTGAATCGCCAAATATATTTTGAGTACCACAGCAGCCCAATAGCGGCGCATTATAAGTCCATATAATACTGGGAAAACACCTAAAGTGAATAAGTCATAGGATTGGGTTGTCGCAGTGCGCCACAGAGCGGCAAAAGCCAGTAATACATAGATAAACATCAAAACTGCCAGCATGGGGTGAGGCTTCTTCATTGGCTTCCTAACTTTGTTGTATAAAAGGTTAATTCTTTGCTTAGACCGCAGTGAGTGTAAAAAAATCAGCGCTATGAGTCCACACTAGCGGGTTACTAATTGTCATTAGTTTGCTAACTCTTTTATTGAGGATTACGCTAGAATAGCGTCATAGCAACCGTATTTTAGAGAGCATAATGACAGAGTCACAGTTTTGGGAGCTGGTTAGCCGTACTTCTCCCACGCAAAATCAAACAGATTTGGCTGAAACATTGAAACAGAAACTTGAGCCTTTGAGTAATCAAGAGTTGCGTGATTTTGATAAAATCTTTGGCCAACAGATGCGCCGCAGCTATTCATGGACTGTTTGGGGCGCTGCTTACATCATCACAGGTTGTGATTCAGAGTACGCTTTTGCTGAATTTAGGTGCTTTTTGATATCTCTCGGTAAAGATTGGTACGACAAAGTTGTAGAGTCGCCCGATGAACTTGGCAATTTGACGCAATGGCCAGAGAAAGATGGCTATGCATACCCATTTTTAGATGAGTATGATTTGATCGCTGGTCAGCTTTACGAAGAGCGCGCCGATGATGAGCTGCCTTATGTGCCATCAGGACAAGCATCGCCAGCGGGAAAGAAGTTCTCTCATAAGAAAAAACAGCTAAAGGCTACTTATCCATTATTGAGCGCCGCCTTTCCGTTTTAAAAAGGCGCGCTGAATGAGTAATACCAATCAGTATAAATTGATATTAAATACAAAAAAACGAGGCTAGGCCTCGTTTTTTTTACTGTGATATCTATTCAGTACAAGCGCTAATTTCACTGTCGAAGTCATAACCGTGCGCTTCACATGTTAGCTCCATAAACTCCTCTTCAGAGTCGCTTACCTGCTCGTCAAACTCTGCTTGAAGTTTACTCTCTAGCTCTTGGTCTGATTGAGCTTGCTGTTCTGCAAGGATTTCAAAGTGTCCGTCGACTGCAGCTTGCTCGGCTGGAGTGAAGTCATTGGCACTTGCTTGGCCAATGAAGCTGAATGAGAAAAGTATTGCAGCAATAAATGCTAGACGACCTGAAAATGGTAGTTTTGTAATGTTTGAGTAGTTCATATTTGACTCCAAGTATTAATTAGTGACCAGTATAGGAACTGCTTTCTCTTAACTTGCACATATAGTGGCTTAGCTAAGAGGTTTTCCTCTGGGGATGCGTTTGCTTGATACGTATGTTATCGAATACTTCATGTACCAAAGCTGAACGAAAAGTGAGCAGAGGATTGTTTAACACTTGGAGTTTGTAAATGTGAATCTAAACAGCTAGTTAAATGTACATCTGTTTATTGTGAGTAACTGATAATTGTTACGATTAGAGATTGTGGGGTACCAATGCTGTTAACATTTTTATTCGTTAGTCATTGTTTCACAATGAAATCCTTGACGCATTGAATCAAAACTACAATTAAGACCGCACTCCCAAGTTGCATTATTCAGTTGTTTAGATTGCTGTTGAGAGAATGCCTTACAGCTAGAGTAATCATCAAAGTTGTCTTTTTTGTCGTATCCTCCCGAATTATAGCCACTCTTATATACGAAAGAGGACCAAGTCTCATAAGATGAACTCTGTTCTGACTCATTGATACTGACGATAGCCCAGGCTAGGGCAGAAAAAATGACGATCACTAAAATGATTGGAGCAAACTTTTGCATGAAAAAATCCAATTGATATAGATTATGAGCTGTTGCTGACAGGATAATATTTAGGCTTGAGAATGCAAACAAGTATTATCCCAAACTTGTCTAATCGTGAACTGATACAGATTGATGCAACAAATCGATATGTAGTGTGGTCTACTTATATAAGACTGGCTGAATATTAGACGTTTTATATTAAGGTGTGATTCAGCTAAAGGCGCTTATACTTGAGAAATAGAACATACCCTTTGTTTAACTGTGGAGCCAATATATGAATTTAAAATACTTACTCGTCGCAGGACTAATGTTATCAGGTTCAATGGTAACCACATCGGCAATGGCTACTGATGAAGCAGTTGAAAACCCGATTACTGAAGATGGTATTGTTAAAATTGAGTGGCAAGACCCAAAAAGTTTTCGTGATGTTAAGTCCAGCGGTGATATTCAATCTCGCTTTGAGGCTCGTACCTTTAAAGAGTTAACTAAAAACCTCAATAAGGAAGCGGCTAGAGTTCTAAAGCCAAACCAAAAGCTAGAAATGGTGGTTACTGATCTCGATTTAGCTGGTGATGTGAGACCTTCATTCGGGGCGACGACAAATGATCTTCGAGTCGTTAAAGATCTCTATCCACCGCGCATAACCTTTAGTTATAAAATCACTGAAGGTGAGC
Encoded proteins:
- a CDS encoding response regulator; amino-acid sequence: MSDLQPSELSILLVEPSDTQRKIIANRLEQEGVKQIQTATNLQQALSIIKRHQPDLITSAMHFEDGTALELLKQLKSTEQFSDIQFMLVSSEYRREQLESYRQSGVVAILPKPFTSSHLGKALNATIDLLSHDELDLTHFDVQDLRVLVVDDSKMARNVIKRTITNLGLRMITEAQDGQEAIEIMQQQMFDLVITDYNMPSVDGLALTQFIRNDSEQSHIPILMVSSEANDTHLSNVSQAGVNALCDKPFEPQVVKQILFQLLEE
- a CDS encoding DUF4240 domain-containing protein — translated: MTESQFWELVSRTSPTQNQTDLAETLKQKLEPLSNQELRDFDKIFGQQMRRSYSWTVWGAAYIITGCDSEYAFAEFRCFLISLGKDWYDKVVESPDELGNLTQWPEKDGYAYPFLDEYDLIAGQLYEERADDELPYVPSGQASPAGKKFSHKKKQLKATYPLLSAAFPF
- a CDS encoding DUF3016 domain-containing protein, translating into MNLKYLLVAGLMLSGSMVTTSAMATDEAVENPITEDGIVKIEWQDPKSFRDVKSSGDIQSRFEARTFKELTKNLNKEAARVLKPNQKLEMVVTDLDLAGDVRPSFGATTNDLRVVKDLYPPRITFSYKITEGEQVIIAGDEKLTDLNFMYSINKTNSRPNRYENALLKSWLKDTVAPKI